From a single Nicotiana tabacum cultivar K326 chromosome 8, ASM71507v2, whole genome shotgun sequence genomic region:
- the LOC107775934 gene encoding vacuolar protein sorting-associated protein 24 homolog 1 isoform X2, with amino-acid sequence MEKMKNILKPKPNPQQLLRDWQRRLRQECRNIERQIRDIQREEKNVEKSIKEAAKRNDMGSAKALAKELVRSKITVNRLYENKAQLNSISMHLGESVAIARTVGHLSKSAEVMKLVNNLMKAPKMAITMQEFNKEMTKAGVIEEIVNDAVDTALDSEDIEEEIEEEVDRVLTEIAGETAAQLPEAVRKEKLKEPAQALGDAEGADDEEDLEELRARLAKVRS; translated from the exons ATGGAGAAAATGAAGAATATATTGAAGCCGAAGCCGAATCCGCAACAGCTTTTGAGAGATTGGCAACGTCGCCTCCGACAAGAGTGCAGAAATATCGAACGCCAAATTCGAG ATATACAGAGAGAGGAGAAGAATGTAGAGAAATCAATTAAAGAAGCTGCAAAGCGAAATGACATGGGTTCTGCCAAG GCACTAGCGAAAGAGCTTGTGAGATCTAAAATAACTGTGAACCGATTGTACGAGAACAAGGCACAATTAAATTCGATATCTATGCACCTTGGAGAAAGTGTCG CTATTGCTCGCACAGTGGGGCATTTGTCCAAGAGTGCTGAAGTCATGAAACTTGTTAATAATCTTATGAAGGCTCCAAAAATGGCTATTACGATGCAGGAATTCAATAAAGAAATGACCAAG GCTGGTGTCATTGAAGAAATTGTGAATGATGCAGTGGACACTGCATTGGATTCAGAAGACATAGAAGAGGAGATTGAAGAAGAAGTTGACAGGGTCTTAACTGAAATTGCTGGTGAGACTGCTGCGCAACTTCCTGAAGCAGTCCGAAAGGAGAAGTTAAAGGAACCTGCCCAGGCACTAGGAGATGCAGAG GGTGCTGATGACGAGGAAGATCTAGAAGAACTAAGGGCTCGTCTTGCTAAAGTAAGATCGTAA
- the LOC107775934 gene encoding vacuolar protein sorting-associated protein 24 homolog 1 isoform X1, with the protein MEKMKNILKPKPNPQQLLRDWQRRLRQECRNIERQIRDIQREEKNVEKSIKEAAKRNDMGSAKALAKELVRSKITVNRLYENKAQLNSISMHLGESVAIARTVGHLSKSAEVMKLVNNLMKAPKMAITMQEFNKEMTKAGVIEEIVNDAVDTALDSEDIEEEIEEEVDRVLTEIAGETAAQLPEAVRKEKLKEPAQALGDAEVCHIYKPLHRSLIDLFNDEINAGC; encoded by the exons ATGGAGAAAATGAAGAATATATTGAAGCCGAAGCCGAATCCGCAACAGCTTTTGAGAGATTGGCAACGTCGCCTCCGACAAGAGTGCAGAAATATCGAACGCCAAATTCGAG ATATACAGAGAGAGGAGAAGAATGTAGAGAAATCAATTAAAGAAGCTGCAAAGCGAAATGACATGGGTTCTGCCAAG GCACTAGCGAAAGAGCTTGTGAGATCTAAAATAACTGTGAACCGATTGTACGAGAACAAGGCACAATTAAATTCGATATCTATGCACCTTGGAGAAAGTGTCG CTATTGCTCGCACAGTGGGGCATTTGTCCAAGAGTGCTGAAGTCATGAAACTTGTTAATAATCTTATGAAGGCTCCAAAAATGGCTATTACGATGCAGGAATTCAATAAAGAAATGACCAAG GCTGGTGTCATTGAAGAAATTGTGAATGATGCAGTGGACACTGCATTGGATTCAGAAGACATAGAAGAGGAGATTGAAGAAGAAGTTGACAGGGTCTTAACTGAAATTGCTGGTGAGACTGCTGCGCAACTTCCTGAAGCAGTCCGAAAGGAGAAGTTAAAGGAACCTGCCCAGGCACTAGGAGATGCAGAGGTATGTCACATCTATAAACCACTGCATAGAAGTTTAATTGATCTTTTCAATGATGAAATAAATGCAGGGTGCTGA